The genomic stretch TTACATAGATCATGGGCGAGTACCTAAACAACGGCATCACGAGTATTTCCTTCACCACTTGCTTGAGCTTCTGGTCGTCCAGCTAATCAAGAAACAAAGTAAAGAAAATTGTAACCAACATCCAGATCGTGGGCTTCGAGGACAAGGAGAACAAGGTCAAGATGAAAATCGTAATCGTGATCTTACCTTCTTCTGGCTCTTCTTCTGCTTATTCTGGCCGCCGTCCTGCTCCTTCTTCCGAGCCGGACTGCCGCCCTTCTCCTCCTCACGGACATGGACGTGATCATGCGGTTCGCCACAGATCTCGCCGGACACCAGCCGCTCAACGGACGGGATGGAGGCGGCCGGAGAAGACGAGTTCATGGGAGGAGCGGAGGtatggggcggcggcggtggagctatTCATTGGTAGAAGAGGAGTTGAGGGGGGAGCGGAGTGATGCGGCGGCGCCCGCCTCCATCGCCATGGAGGGGGTCAGTAGCGGCGGGGCGGCGGTAGCGGAGGAGACCGTGATTGACCGCCAcgattctgtttttttttaccGGGTGTCAATTTAGCATGGTAaatgggcttgggctggcggCGCCGTGGCCTGCCGTTTCCACTTACAGTCATAGGTCGGGTCGGTGTGAACCAAACCATTGGGCTCCAGCTGGACTGGgcccccacctctctctctctcaccctaTCCTCGCACGCCCCTCGATCCTCTTCCTCACTGcgatgccgccaccgcctccgccgccgccgcctgctgcaACCCCGGCCGGTACCTGCCGCATCCGCCGCCATCGCTGACCAGTGAAACTCCCGCGTCTCTCCTCTGCCACTTTCCCCGCTGCCACGATGGACGCCCGTGCCCGCACGAGCGCCTACGCGAAACCCTAGCCTCGCAGCTTGGGCTCACCGGCGCTGCTCCGGCTACCTCCCGCCGATACCGGCGCCCCGGAGTGACGCCTCCATGGAACCCTCCGCTGGATCCATGCCTCAGCGCCACCCTACAGCACTCAAGCGCGCGTGCCCGCGAAACCCTAGCCGTGTGGGGCTTGGGCTCGCAACACGGTGCCCACGCCCGCGCCTCCACTACTCCCCTTCGTCGACCACGAGCTTCCCTGCCTCCCTAGTCTCTTGCTACCCGACGTCGACGACTACAACCTGTTCCTGTCGCCTGGGTGGCCGGGACCTCTCCCCACCGTGGTACGGTGATAGGCTACGGATACCCCCCCCCCGTCTTCTTCAGCGACCTCGATGGCTTCATCCACGATTACAACTACCACTGTAAGCTATTTCTTCTCCCTTCAATCTCCCTTGTGCACTGTGATGGTTCGCCCAACGAGCTGTAGTTAGTTCTAGGTTTAGGACTATGGTGTTGTTCGCCTGAACAAGTCATGTGTCGTCATGTTGCTGTACATGGCCGTGGTGATGTTCTAATTAGGTTCTACCTGCTGGTATATATCCCTGTTTTCTCAGTTTTCCGCTATTAACTTGTGTTTTATTCTCCTACGTGATAGGATCATATCATAGGTAGGGAGACATTATGCATGGGAGGGTGAGAAAGTTTACCGAAGAGGGCTGCATCCATATGACAAATAAGTTTTGTTCTTCCCTTCAGAATGATACATATATCCAAGGTTTTTGATCCGCCAGCCCTCTAGCTGGGTGTGGCGAATTTTCGGACAAAACCTGATGCATCGTCGACTGATGCCTGACATCACTTTT from Lolium rigidum isolate FL_2022 chromosome 4, APGP_CSIRO_Lrig_0.1, whole genome shotgun sequence encodes the following:
- the LOC124647884 gene encoding uncharacterized protein LOC124647884 — protein: MNSSSPAASIPSVERLVSGEICGEPHDHVHVREEEKGGSPARKKEQDGGQNKQKKSQKKLDDQKLKQVVKEILVMPLFRDDSFLFGWREVEAWKNHGDLLSCRARKKVLCWAHVDLEVLTGTSVG